GTTTTTCTCGGCGATAGCGTTTTCTCGAGCTGCCACCTCCATGGCTTCTGGTGTCGTGGCAAAGTTTAGATAGTACGTCTCGATGCCTCGAGCCCGTTTGTTCCGGCTCGAATTCACATGAACAGAAACGAATAGATCGGCGGCATTACTATTTGCGAAGGCAGTTCTCTCTTCCAATGCGACAAAACGGTCATTATCCCGCGTCATCAAGACTTCAAAGTCGTATTTTGACTGAAGAAGCATTTTGAGTCTTCGAGAGACGTCCAGGGTGATGTCCTTTTCGCGAATTCCAGCCGACATCGCCCCCGGGTCATGTCCACCATGTCCCGGATCCAGTATGATTCTCCTGACTTTCAGCCCCAGTTGTCGGGCCAGTGAGTATTTCCCATTCCCGTTCTTTTCAGGAGGCTCAACTGTGGTTTCCGGCATGACAGAGACCACGGGCGGAGGCGCAGCTACAGACTTTTTGCCTTGAACATCGATAACGATACGGTAAGGATGATAAAGCGAAAAAATTTCGTACGTCTCAATGCTTTTTAAGTCGAGCACCACTCTGGCCTTGCGATAGGTATTCTGTCCGACACGAATCTGTTTCAAGAAACCGTCATCGACCTGGAAGTTTTGCTCCAGCAAGGATTTCATGGCGACTGTGTTATCAAAATCAAGATAGAGCCGGTCAGGATTGGAAAGACGATCCCTTTTAAAAGAAATCTCTTTATCGAAATCGATAACAATTCGTGTGTAATCGGTGCCTGTGTAGTGCCGCAGGCTTTGCAACGTGGCCGGCTGCGTGGGTGTGGCGGGCGGCTTTTTGGAAATTGCCGCCGCAGCTTTAGGATTCCTGGATTTTAGTTTTTTCAGCAACGTTTCTGCATCGTTTTCCCGTTTCAGTTCATCGCGGTAAATGCGGATCGCCTCGAGCATCGCTTCTTCGATAAGGGAGCTGGAAGAATACTGTTCAATTAGAAATTGATAAGTAGCGGTGGCGCGATGGTAATAGAACGAATCCTGAAACTGTTCGGCCATTTGAGAATAAAGCGTGGCCACATGAAAAAGCGCGTTGTCGCAATACCCGGAAGAAGGATACATGTAATAAACATTTCGAAAAGCAGTGATCGTTTTTTTCCAGACTGCGGCATTAGCGCGGGATTTGGAGGTTTTCTTCAAGTCCGCTTCGAGCCGAACGGCCGTATCATAGAGAGTCTTGGCACTGTCCTTTTTGGTTTTCGCCAGAGCCGGGGCAAGGGGAAGGATTAGAATCAGGAGAAACACTGAACAGACTGAAAGTCTGACCTGCCTCATCATCTCCATCTTCTTCAGCGACACTGTCGCTGCAATTCACACCCAAATGTTGATTTATGATACTTTGAGCATAGTGCTATGTCAATAGTAGCGCGGGCGTCTCGCCTGCGTTATTCGCAGCCGGGACGGCCGCGCTACTTTGTTAAAACGCCTTTAACACTTTAGACTCTTACTTTCGGGGGTGGGCCTTTTGGTAGGTCTTCAATAGTTGGTCGATGTTCAAATGGGCGTACTTTTGGGTGGTGGATAGACTGCTGTGGCCAAGTAGTTCTTGAATAAAGCGAAGGTCAGCGCCAGAGGTCAGCAGATGCGTAGCGAAACTATGCCTGAGAGTATGAGGAGAGACTTTTTTGTAAATTGCCGCTTGACGAACGCGGGCGCGAAGAATCTGACGGATCCGCGTTTCTGAAAGCCGTTTTCCTTTCAAATTCATAAACAGATATCCCGGGTCCCCGGTCTGAATGAATTCGGACCTGATTTTCAGGTAATTCCCAAGCGCAACAGAAGCTTTTTCACCAAAAAGCACCAGTCGCTCCTTTTTGCCCTTTCCTAAAACAGAAATGCAGCGTCCGGCATGGTCGATGTTTCTCAGCTT
Above is a genomic segment from bacterium containing:
- a CDS encoding N-acetylmuramoyl-L-alanine amidase, with protein sequence MSLKKMEMMRQVRLSVCSVFLLILILPLAPALAKTKKDSAKTLYDTAVRLEADLKKTSKSRANAAVWKKTITAFRNVYYMYPSSGYCDNALFHVATLYSQMAEQFQDSFYYHRATATYQFLIEQYSSSSLIEEAMLEAIRIYRDELKRENDAETLLKKLKSRNPKAAAAISKKPPATPTQPATLQSLRHYTGTDYTRIVIDFDKEISFKRDRLSNPDRLYLDFDNTVAMKSLLEQNFQVDDGFLKQIRVGQNTYRKARVVLDLKSIETYEIFSLYHPYRIVIDVQGKKSVAAPPPVVSVMPETTVEPPEKNGNGKYSLARQLGLKVRRIILDPGHGGHDPGAMSAGIREKDITLDVSRRLKMLLQSKYDFEVLMTRDNDRFVALEERTAFANSNAADLFVSVHVNSSRNKRARGIETYYLNFATTPEAMEVAARENAIAEKNMAELQKLTIAIAMNSKIEESRDFASLVQSHLVSYLKKDYAIPSLGVKQAPFYVLIGAQMPSILAEISFLSNHQEFRLLSEDSYRQSIAEGLATGVQRYIQTLAENKLTQNRK